From one Streptomyces sp. R41 genomic stretch:
- a CDS encoding SigE family RNA polymerase sigma factor produces MEQDRADGFDGFVAARWSALFHLARLLAGGDRHRAEDLLQEALVKLWFVWPRIAEEAPEAYVRKVLARAAARSARRRWWGERPVEQLPDLPEAGDVSASVVERSRLESALAQLPARQRAAVVLRYYQDLPEKQVAEALGCPVGTARSHASRGVARLRRILADVIEPVG; encoded by the coding sequence ATGGAGCAGGATCGGGCCGATGGGTTCGACGGGTTCGTGGCGGCCCGTTGGTCCGCGTTGTTCCACCTCGCGCGGCTGCTCGCCGGAGGCGACCGGCACCGGGCCGAGGACCTGCTCCAGGAGGCCCTGGTCAAACTCTGGTTCGTCTGGCCCAGGATCGCCGAGGAGGCACCGGAGGCGTACGTACGCAAGGTCCTGGCGCGAGCGGCGGCCCGCTCCGCCCGGCGGCGCTGGTGGGGTGAGCGCCCGGTCGAACAGCTCCCCGACCTGCCGGAGGCGGGCGACGTGTCCGCCTCCGTGGTGGAGCGCTCGCGGTTGGAGTCCGCGCTGGCCCAGTTGCCGGCGCGGCAGCGGGCCGCGGTGGTGCTGCGCTACTACCAGGACCTGCCCGAGAAGCAGGTCGCGGAGGCGCTGGGGTGCCCGGTGGGCACCGCTCGATCCCATGCGTCACGGGGCGTGGCGCGGCTGCGCCGGATCCTGGCCGATGTCATCGAGCCGGTGGGGTGA
- a CDS encoding glycosyltransferase: MDRLPLRTPVPAHHREPVLDVVVPVFNEERDLEPSVRRLHAHLRETFPYPFRITVADNASTDKTPRIAARLAAELPGTQWLRLAEKGRGRALHAAWSRSAAPVLAYVDVDLSTDLTALLPLVAPLISGHSDIAIGTRLARGSRVVRGPKREVISRCYNALLRSTLAVGFSDAQCGFKAVRRDVAERLLPLVKDSGWFFDTELLVIAERAGLRIHEVPVDWVDDPDSRVDILSTALADLRGMARIGRALARGTLPMARLRRSAGGESRGGLAGQLLRFAAVGAVSTVGYVLLYATLRPAVGPQAANALALLACAVANTAANRRLTFGLRGRGGAMRHQAKGLLVFVVGLALTSGSLATLHHVAPGAARPTEVAVLVAANLAATLLRFLLFRAWVFPARRTGRRGTGPTAS, translated from the coding sequence ATGGACCGACTGCCGCTGCGCACACCGGTGCCGGCGCACCACCGGGAGCCCGTCCTGGACGTGGTCGTCCCGGTGTTCAACGAGGAGAGGGATCTGGAGCCGAGCGTGCGGCGGCTCCACGCGCACCTGCGGGAGACCTTCCCCTATCCGTTCCGAATCACCGTCGCCGACAACGCCAGCACCGACAAGACCCCGCGGATCGCGGCCCGGCTGGCCGCCGAGCTCCCCGGGACGCAGTGGCTGCGGCTGGCCGAGAAGGGACGGGGCCGGGCGCTGCACGCAGCGTGGTCGCGTTCGGCGGCCCCCGTACTCGCGTACGTGGACGTGGATCTGTCGACCGATCTGACGGCGCTGCTGCCGCTGGTCGCCCCGCTGATCTCCGGGCACTCCGACATCGCCATCGGCACCCGCCTGGCCCGCGGCTCCCGGGTGGTGCGCGGCCCCAAGCGGGAGGTCATCTCCCGCTGCTACAACGCCCTGTTGCGCTCCACCCTCGCCGTGGGCTTCTCCGACGCGCAGTGCGGTTTCAAGGCGGTGCGGCGCGATGTCGCCGAGCGGTTGCTGCCGCTGGTGAAGGACTCGGGGTGGTTCTTCGACACCGAGCTGCTGGTGATCGCCGAACGGGCGGGGCTGCGCATACACGAAGTGCCGGTCGACTGGGTGGACGACCCCGACAGCCGGGTCGACATCCTGTCCACGGCGCTGGCCGACCTGCGCGGCATGGCCAGGATCGGCCGGGCGCTGGCCCGTGGCACGCTCCCGATGGCCAGGCTGCGCCGGAGCGCCGGCGGCGAGTCGCGGGGCGGCCTGGCCGGCCAGCTGCTGCGCTTCGCCGCCGTAGGAGCGGTGAGCACCGTCGGATACGTGCTGCTGTACGCGACATTGCGGCCTGCGGTGGGGCCGCAGGCCGCCAACGCGCTGGCGCTGCTGGCCTGCGCCGTCGCCAACACGGCCGCGAACCGGCGGCTCACCTTCGGGCTGCGCGGCCGCGGCGGTGCGATGCGCCACCAGGCCAAGGGACTGCTCGTCTTCGTGGTCGGCCTGGCACTCACCAGCGGGTCACTCGCCACCCTGCACCACGTGGCGCCCGGGGCCGCGCGCCCCACCGAAGTCGCCGTGCTCGTCGCCGCCAACCTGGCCGCGACACTCCTGCGCTTCCTGCTCTTCCGGGCCTGGGTCTTCCCCGCCCGCCGCACCGGTCGCCGCGGGACGGGACCGACGGCCTCATGA
- a CDS encoding response regulator transcription factor encodes MRIVIAEDDPLLREGLALLLRAESLDVVATAGTPDEALAAIDEHKPDVAILDVRMPPTHTDEGIVAAVEARRRRPDLAVLVLSAYVEQSFATELLSGGVGGLGYLLKERVGRVEEFLDALRRVAAGGTAIDPEVVAQLFTRSRQDSRLERLSPRERDVLALMAEGLGNTAIAERLVVTEGAVHKHIRSIFAKLDLSPTDQVDRRVAAVLRYLEDVRRLA; translated from the coding sequence ATGCGGATCGTGATTGCCGAGGACGACCCGTTGCTGCGCGAGGGGCTCGCCCTGCTGCTACGCGCCGAGTCCCTCGACGTGGTGGCCACCGCGGGCACCCCCGACGAGGCGCTGGCCGCCATCGACGAACACAAGCCGGACGTCGCCATCCTCGACGTACGGATGCCGCCGACCCACACCGACGAGGGGATCGTCGCGGCGGTCGAGGCCCGGCGCCGGCGGCCCGACCTGGCGGTCCTCGTGCTGTCCGCGTACGTCGAGCAGAGCTTCGCCACCGAGCTGCTCAGCGGGGGTGTGGGCGGCCTCGGCTATCTGCTCAAGGAACGCGTCGGGCGGGTGGAGGAGTTCCTGGACGCGCTGCGGCGGGTGGCCGCCGGGGGCACCGCCATCGACCCCGAGGTCGTCGCGCAGCTCTTCACCCGCTCCCGTCAGGACAGCCGGCTCGAACGGCTCAGCCCCCGCGAGCGGGACGTACTCGCCCTGATGGCCGAGGGGTTGGGCAACACCGCGATCGCCGAACGGCTCGTCGTCACCGAGGGCGCCGTCCACAAGCACATCCGCAGCATCTTCGCCAAGCTCGACCTGTCTCCGACGGACCAGGTGGACCGGCGGGTCGCCGCGGTCCTGCGGTATCTGGAGGACGTCCGCCGTCTGGCGTGA
- a CDS encoding GntR family transcriptional regulator, which produces MPQIEETRPKYLQIAHYIREQILRGDLRPGDEVPSERRLAADWSVSRPTAARSLEALRHQGLVEKRQGSGTYVRTGAANRRAREFYGRARQTGRIHPPGEYAVITSAGWLAAPDHVAEALSLTPGARAVHRRRVTRNETGPIAISTSWFGADVAERAPKLRELDLIQEGTLLYVESVTGRQGSYAEDRLCARRATEGEAVDLELEPGAAVLIVHHVVHDLQDRPLEFAEATYPPGRWAFEQGYPIG; this is translated from the coding sequence ATGCCGCAGATCGAAGAGACCCGGCCCAAGTATCTGCAGATCGCGCACTACATCCGCGAGCAGATTCTGCGGGGCGACCTTCGGCCCGGCGACGAGGTCCCCTCGGAACGCAGATTGGCGGCCGACTGGAGCGTGTCACGGCCGACGGCCGCTCGGTCGCTGGAGGCGCTGCGTCATCAGGGGCTGGTCGAGAAGCGGCAGGGATCGGGCACCTACGTGCGCACAGGCGCCGCGAACCGGCGTGCCCGGGAGTTCTACGGCCGGGCCAGGCAGACCGGCAGGATCCATCCGCCGGGCGAGTACGCGGTGATCACCTCGGCCGGCTGGCTGGCGGCTCCCGACCACGTTGCCGAGGCGCTGAGCCTGACACCCGGAGCCAGGGCTGTTCACCGGCGCCGGGTGACCAGGAACGAGACCGGGCCGATCGCGATCTCCACGTCCTGGTTCGGGGCCGATGTCGCAGAGCGTGCCCCCAAGCTCCGTGAGCTCGACCTGATTCAGGAGGGGACGCTCCTGTACGTCGAGAGCGTGACGGGGCGTCAAGGAAGCTATGCCGAAGACCGTTTGTGCGCGCGTCGGGCAACCGAGGGCGAGGCGGTCGACCTCGAACTCGAGCCCGGAGCAGCTGTCCTGATCGTCCATCACGTCGTCCACGACCTGCAGGACCGACCGTTGGAGTTCGCCGAGGCGACCTACCCGCCGGGCCGTTGGGCGTTCGAGCAGGGCTACCCGATCGGCTAG
- a CDS encoding DUF1152 domain-containing protein, producing MTRLIVAAGGGGDAVAASMLYAALYADGGRPALILTYAWDRQLIDPVPGPRGPAHFTGLRPLSRSVRTVPAEAKPIAPANSTLPRLAGELPHIFALLDPLHGAEGITRQLEELIQLLDPESLDLLDVGGDILAKGDEPTLRSPLADALTLAACYQVNAPVRLLVAGPGLDGELPAEDLRDRMGPTVLTFTAEHVEPVGSVLEWHPSEAAAMLAATARGVRGLCEVRDVGLPVPLTDEGPTVHEADLDDALNRNELARALLETESLEEAEQASRAVCGYSEIDYERNKSGRLPGRPEQRLDPDSTLRQLDRFEADARARGITHVTFRRITEALGLGDQQRQDLRSLLLSSRPEQYQAPLWHIPA from the coding sequence GTGACGCGCTTGATCGTGGCAGCCGGAGGCGGGGGCGACGCCGTCGCCGCCTCAATGCTCTACGCGGCCCTCTACGCGGACGGCGGCCGTCCGGCGCTGATCCTCACCTACGCGTGGGACCGCCAGCTGATCGATCCGGTGCCGGGGCCACGAGGGCCGGCTCACTTCACCGGCCTCCGGCCCCTCTCTCGAAGCGTCCGGACCGTCCCCGCCGAGGCGAAGCCGATCGCTCCGGCGAACTCGACGCTCCCCCGCTTGGCAGGCGAACTGCCGCACATCTTCGCCCTGCTCGATCCGCTGCACGGCGCCGAGGGCATCACGCGTCAACTCGAAGAGCTCATCCAGCTCCTGGACCCCGAGTCCCTCGACCTCCTGGACGTCGGCGGCGACATCCTCGCCAAGGGCGACGAACCCACCCTTCGCAGCCCTCTCGCCGACGCCCTCACTCTGGCCGCGTGCTATCAGGTCAACGCACCGGTGCGGCTCTTGGTCGCCGGCCCCGGGCTGGACGGCGAGCTCCCGGCCGAGGACCTGCGCGACCGCATGGGCCCCACGGTCCTGACGTTCACGGCCGAGCATGTCGAACCAGTCGGCTCGGTACTGGAGTGGCACCCGTCCGAGGCGGCGGCCATGCTGGCGGCCACAGCCCGCGGGGTCCGCGGCCTCTGCGAAGTCAGGGACGTCGGCCTGCCGGTCCCGCTCACCGACGAAGGCCCCACCGTCCACGAAGCGGACCTGGACGACGCCCTCAATCGCAACGAGCTTGCCCGCGCCCTCCTTGAGACGGAGAGCCTCGAGGAGGCCGAACAGGCCAGCCGCGCAGTCTGCGGCTACTCGGAGATCGACTACGAGCGGAACAAGTCCGGTCGGCTGCCGGGCCGACCGGAACAGCGGCTCGACCCGGACAGCACGCTCCGTCAACTCGACCGGTTCGAGGCCGACGCCCGCGCCCGAGGCATCACCCACGTGACGTTCCGCAGGATCACCGAGGCACTCGGACTCGGCGACCAGCAACGCCAGGACCTCAGGTCACTCCTGCTCAGCAGCCGTCCGGAGCAGTACCAGGCCCCGCTCTGGCACATCCCCGCCTGA
- a CDS encoding response regulator transcription factor yields MHQPYESPGAVPAPSGYGDTTRVLVVDDDPTVAEVVSGYLDRAGYVVDRAADGPAALARAAAHWPDLVVLDLMLPGMDGLEVCRRMRGRGPVPVIMLTARGDEDDRILGLEVGADDYVTKPFSPRELVLRVESVLRRTRPSASAHPLHTAGLTVDPAARRATKEGVELALTIREFDLLAFFLRHPGRAFSREDLMREVWGWDFGDLSTVTVHVRRLRGKVEDDPARPRLIQTVWGVGYRFDATPGEEAV; encoded by the coding sequence ATGCATCAGCCGTACGAATCCCCAGGTGCCGTACCCGCCCCGAGCGGGTACGGGGACACGACGCGCGTCCTCGTCGTGGACGACGACCCGACCGTCGCCGAGGTCGTCTCCGGCTACCTCGACCGCGCGGGCTACGTGGTGGACCGCGCCGCGGACGGACCCGCCGCGCTCGCCCGTGCCGCCGCGCACTGGCCGGACCTGGTGGTCCTGGATCTGATGCTGCCCGGGATGGACGGCCTGGAGGTGTGCCGGCGGATGCGCGGACGCGGGCCCGTGCCGGTCATCATGCTCACCGCCCGCGGTGACGAGGACGACCGGATCCTGGGCCTGGAGGTGGGCGCGGACGACTACGTCACCAAGCCGTTCAGCCCCAGGGAACTGGTCCTGCGCGTGGAGTCCGTCCTGCGCCGGACCCGGCCCTCCGCCTCCGCGCACCCTCTGCACACGGCCGGTCTCACCGTCGACCCGGCCGCCCGTCGCGCCACCAAGGAGGGCGTCGAACTCGCCCTCACCATCCGTGAGTTCGACCTCCTCGCCTTCTTCCTCCGGCACCCCGGCCGCGCCTTCAGCCGCGAGGACCTGATGCGCGAGGTCTGGGGCTGGGACTTCGGGGACCTGTCGACGGTCACGGTCCATGTGCGCCGGCTGCGGGGGAAGGTCGAGGACGATCCGGCCAGACCCCGCCTGATCCAGACGGTGTGGGGCGTCGGCTACCGCTTCGACGCCACGCCCGGCGAGGAGGCGGTCTGA
- a CDS encoding DUF899 family protein produces MATQEDAMVRHTRLAGETADYLAAREELRLAEIELMRGREQVAALRRALPEGPPVDDYTFVEGPADLAAGDTPVRETTLSSLFTAPDRPLIVYHFMYGKLQTEPCPMCTLWIDGFNGIAHHVERNADFVIAAAADPPTVRQHARNRGWHRLRLLSCGDSTFKYDLGSEDKDGEQDSTISVFTRDGDGAVRHSYSAHPRMAEDIKERGIDLLAPVWHLLDLTPQGRGDWYPSIDY; encoded by the coding sequence ATGGCCACCCAGGAGGACGCGATGGTGCGGCACACCAGACTGGCCGGGGAAACGGCGGACTACCTCGCCGCCCGCGAAGAGCTTCGCCTGGCCGAGATCGAGCTCATGCGCGGGCGCGAGCAGGTCGCGGCCCTGCGACGGGCACTCCCCGAGGGGCCGCCCGTCGACGACTACACCTTCGTCGAGGGCCCCGCCGACCTCGCCGCCGGCGACACACCCGTCCGCGAGACCACCCTGAGCAGCCTGTTCACCGCCCCGGACCGCCCGCTGATCGTCTACCACTTCATGTACGGCAAGCTGCAGACCGAGCCCTGCCCGATGTGCACCCTGTGGATCGACGGCTTCAACGGCATCGCCCACCACGTCGAGCGCAACGCCGACTTCGTCATCGCCGCGGCCGCCGACCCGCCCACCGTGCGGCAGCACGCCCGCAACCGCGGCTGGCACCGGCTACGCCTCCTGAGCTGCGGCGACAGCACGTTCAAGTACGACCTGGGCAGCGAGGACAAGGACGGCGAACAGGACTCCACCATCTCCGTCTTCACCCGCGACGGCGACGGAGCGGTCCGCCACTCCTACTCCGCTCACCCCCGCATGGCCGAGGACATCAAGGAACGAGGCATCGACCTCCTGGCCCCCGTCTGGCACCTCCTCGACCTGACCCCGCAGGGCCGCGGCGACTGGTACCCGAGCATCGACTACTGA
- a CDS encoding sensor histidine kinase — protein sequence MRDILLIALFAFLGAAAAGLFGAGALWLIRRRSLTASLAVVATVAVTAMLAGTLAVAWAMFLSSHDLTVVTTVVAMAAVVSLATALLLGRWVVAGSRALTLAARSFGDGGDFAAPDGPATAELTALSRELEATSAKLAESRDRERALETSRRELVAWISHDLRTPLAGLRAMSEALEDGVAADPDRYLRQMRTEVERLNDMVGDLFELSRIHAGTLALSPSRMSVYDLVGDALAGADPLAREHGVRLVGDRIEPVPVEVDGKEMSRVLGNLLVNAIRRTPADGTVAVAAERSSAGVVLSVTDGCGGIPEEDLPRVFDTGWRGTHARTPPAGAGLGLAIVRGIVEAHQGQAAVHNVPGGCRFEVTLPMAGA from the coding sequence ATGCGCGACATTCTGCTCATCGCCCTCTTCGCCTTCCTCGGCGCGGCCGCGGCCGGGCTGTTCGGCGCGGGCGCGCTCTGGCTCATCCGGCGGCGCTCGCTGACCGCGTCGCTCGCGGTCGTCGCCACCGTGGCCGTTACCGCGATGCTCGCGGGGACACTGGCCGTGGCCTGGGCGATGTTCCTGTCCTCGCACGACCTGACCGTCGTCACCACGGTCGTCGCGATGGCGGCGGTCGTCTCGCTGGCCACCGCGCTGCTGCTGGGCCGCTGGGTCGTCGCCGGCAGCCGGGCGCTCACCCTCGCCGCACGCTCCTTCGGCGACGGCGGCGACTTCGCGGCTCCCGACGGCCCGGCGACGGCCGAACTCACCGCGCTGAGCCGGGAGTTGGAGGCCACCAGTGCGAAGCTCGCCGAGTCCCGCGACCGTGAACGTGCCCTGGAGACCTCGCGCCGCGAACTCGTCGCGTGGATCTCGCACGATCTGCGCACTCCCCTCGCGGGGCTCCGGGCCATGTCCGAAGCCCTCGAAGACGGCGTCGCCGCCGACCCCGACCGCTACCTCCGCCAGATGCGCACCGAGGTCGAGCGCCTCAACGACATGGTCGGCGACCTGTTCGAGCTCTCCCGCATACACGCCGGGACGCTCGCCCTCTCCCCCTCCCGGATGTCCGTGTACGATCTGGTGGGCGACGCCCTCGCGGGCGCGGATCCCCTGGCCCGCGAGCACGGCGTACGGCTGGTCGGCGACCGGATCGAGCCGGTTCCCGTCGAGGTCGACGGGAAGGAAATGAGCCGGGTGCTGGGCAATCTGCTCGTCAACGCGATTCGGCGCACGCCTGCCGACGGTACGGTCGCGGTGGCGGCGGAACGCTCGTCCGCGGGGGTCGTCCTGTCCGTCACCGACGGCTGCGGTGGTATTCCCGAGGAGGACCTTCCGCGCGTCTTCGACACCGGCTGGCGCGGCACCCATGCGCGCACGCCCCCCGCCGGGGCGGGGCTGGGCCTCGCCATCGTCCGCGGCATCGTGGAGGCCCATCAGGGCCAGGCCGCCGTCCACAACGTCCCCGGCGGCTGCCGCTTCGAGGTCACCCTTCCCATGGCCGGGGCCTGA
- a CDS encoding sensor histidine kinase: MSGAGAGIGQLASGLGTALMALLVLVWLAVTAVTSPVGAGLLMAPSALRALHALAGRERERLGRWGPEVVAPEPPPTRLRLALVDPTTRRELRWLVRHATLGFLLGLVGVFLPVSAVRDSTFPLWWRFAPKDATSTSLGFGTAHSWPDALAVALLGLGWITIILGLTPGMAGLQARPGRGLLAAGPETDLSLRIVELTATRAAALDAHATELRRIERSLHDGTQNRIVGVTVLLGAARRMVARDPAGADELLERAQSAAEQALAELRTVSRSILPPVLADRGLAGALSGLAANSAVPCRVDVDVPARCAASVEATAYFVVAEALTNVAKHSGAAHATVTARSRGGRLLLCVEDDGRGGADEDGGSGLTGIRRRIAAHDGTLSLASPPGGPTTLKVDLPCGS; this comes from the coding sequence CTGAGTGGCGCCGGCGCCGGGATCGGGCAGCTCGCCTCCGGGCTCGGTACGGCCCTGATGGCCCTGCTCGTGCTGGTCTGGCTGGCCGTCACCGCCGTGACGAGTCCGGTCGGAGCGGGGCTGCTCATGGCGCCCTCAGCGCTGCGCGCGCTGCATGCCCTGGCCGGCCGGGAACGCGAGCGGCTCGGCCGCTGGGGCCCCGAGGTCGTCGCCCCGGAACCTCCCCCGACGCGGCTGCGGCTCGCCCTCGTCGACCCCACCACCCGACGGGAACTGCGCTGGCTGGTCCGGCACGCCACCCTGGGGTTCCTGCTGGGGCTGGTCGGCGTCTTCCTGCCGGTCTCCGCCGTCCGCGACAGCACCTTCCCGCTGTGGTGGCGGTTCGCGCCCAAGGACGCGACCAGTACGTCGCTGGGGTTCGGCACCGCGCACTCTTGGCCGGACGCCCTCGCCGTGGCCCTGCTGGGCCTGGGCTGGATCACCATCATCCTGGGGCTCACCCCCGGCATGGCCGGGCTGCAGGCCCGGCCGGGACGCGGGCTCCTCGCGGCCGGCCCGGAAACGGACCTGTCTCTTCGTATCGTCGAACTCACCGCCACCCGTGCCGCCGCCCTCGACGCCCACGCCACCGAGCTGCGCCGCATCGAGCGGTCCCTGCACGACGGCACCCAGAACCGGATCGTCGGCGTCACCGTCCTGCTCGGCGCCGCCCGCCGCATGGTGGCCCGCGATCCGGCCGGCGCCGACGAACTCCTCGAACGCGCCCAGTCCGCCGCCGAGCAGGCGCTCGCCGAGCTGCGCACGGTTTCCCGGAGCATCCTGCCTCCGGTGCTGGCCGATCGGGGGCTGGCCGGCGCGCTCTCCGGTCTTGCCGCGAACAGCGCGGTGCCCTGCAGGGTCGACGTCGACGTGCCCGCGCGGTGTGCCGCCTCCGTGGAGGCCACCGCCTACTTCGTCGTCGCCGAAGCGCTGACCAACGTCGCCAAGCACAGCGGCGCCGCACACGCCACCGTCACGGCGCGCAGCCGCGGCGGCCGTCTCCTCCTGTGCGTCGAGGACGACGGCCGGGGCGGCGCGGACGAGGACGGCGGCTCCGGACTCACCGGCATCCGCCGCCGGATCGCGGCGCACGACGGCACCCTCTCCCTGGCGAGCCCGCCCGGCGGCCCGACAACCCTGAAGGTGGACCTTCCCTGTGGATCGTGA
- a CDS encoding NAD-dependent epimerase/dehydratase family protein, with protein sequence MRVLVTGSAGFIGSHVVEALAARGHETVVFDLRDGLDVRDAAALAAALPGVDAVCHQAAMVGLGRGFDDAVEYVSRNDLGTAVLLAAMADAGVRRLVLAGSMVVYGEGRYECEWHGVVRPGPRAVEDLDAGRFEPRCPRCGEELTPGLVGEDAPADPRNVYATTKLAQEHLAAAWARSTGCSAVSLRYHNVYGPGMPRDTPYAGVASFFRSALARGEAPRVFEDGGQRRDFVHVRDVAAANVAALEAGSHDGALTAYNTGSGEPHTVGEMARALAAAYGGPEPVVTGEYRLGDVRHITADSSRLRAELGWKAEVGFVEGMREFAAARLSGE encoded by the coding sequence ATGCGAGTACTGGTCACCGGCAGTGCCGGGTTCATCGGGTCCCATGTCGTCGAGGCGCTGGCCGCGCGGGGGCACGAGACGGTCGTGTTCGACCTGCGCGACGGCCTGGACGTGCGCGACGCCGCGGCCCTCGCGGCCGCGCTGCCGGGAGTGGACGCCGTGTGTCATCAGGCGGCGATGGTGGGTCTTGGCAGGGGGTTCGACGACGCGGTCGAGTACGTCTCGCGCAACGACCTCGGTACGGCGGTGCTGCTCGCCGCCATGGCCGACGCGGGGGTACGGCGGCTCGTGCTCGCCGGGTCGATGGTGGTGTACGGGGAGGGGCGGTACGAGTGCGAATGGCACGGTGTGGTGCGGCCGGGGCCCCGGGCCGTCGAGGATCTCGACGCGGGGCGTTTCGAGCCCCGGTGCCCCCGGTGCGGTGAGGAACTGACGCCGGGTCTGGTGGGCGAGGACGCCCCGGCCGACCCCCGGAACGTGTACGCGACGACCAAGCTGGCCCAGGAGCATCTGGCGGCGGCCTGGGCCCGGTCGACAGGCTGCAGCGCCGTGTCGTTGCGCTACCACAACGTGTACGGCCCCGGGATGCCCCGCGACACCCCGTACGCCGGCGTCGCCTCCTTCTTCCGGTCCGCGCTCGCCCGGGGCGAGGCCCCGCGCGTCTTCGAGGACGGCGGGCAGCGGCGGGACTTCGTACACGTACGGGATGTGGCGGCGGCCAACGTGGCGGCGCTGGAGGCGGGTTCGCACGACGGTGCGCTCACCGCCTACAACACCGGCAGCGGCGAACCGCACACCGTCGGCGAGATGGCACGCGCCCTGGCCGCCGCGTACGGCGGCCCCGAGCCCGTCGTGACCGGGGAGTACCGGCTCGGCGACGTTCGCCACATCACCGCGGACTCGTCGCGGCTGCGGGCCGAACTGGGCTGGAAGGCCGAGGTCGGATTCGTGGAGGGAATGCGGGAGTTCGCGGCGGCGCGGTTGAGCGGGGAGTAG
- a CDS encoding glycosyltransferase family 2 protein, translating into MTAHPACPPSDPQVDVVLPCLNEAEALPWVLARIPPGWRALVVDNGSTDGSAELARGLGATVVREERRGFGAACHAGLTAATADIVCFCDCDASLDPALLVPFVREVRDGGADLVLGRRRPQGRSAWPAHARAGNLVLARMLRRRTGLRLHDLGPLRAARREPLLDLGLTDRRSGYPLQMVVRAADAGWRIAEHDVPYLPRTGASKVTGTWRGTWQAVRDMRRVLAEPPTRVESPAPSQGGTTQ; encoded by the coding sequence GTGACTGCCCATCCCGCCTGTCCCCCATCGGACCCGCAAGTCGACGTGGTCCTCCCCTGTCTCAACGAGGCCGAGGCCCTGCCCTGGGTGCTCGCCCGCATCCCGCCCGGCTGGCGCGCGCTGGTCGTGGACAACGGCTCCACGGACGGCTCGGCGGAGCTGGCCCGCGGGCTCGGCGCGACCGTTGTGCGCGAGGAGCGGCGCGGGTTCGGCGCCGCCTGCCACGCCGGGCTGACCGCCGCCACCGCGGACATCGTGTGCTTCTGCGACTGCGACGCCTCGCTCGACCCGGCCCTGCTCGTGCCCTTCGTCCGCGAGGTCCGCGACGGCGGGGCCGACCTCGTGCTCGGGCGGCGCCGCCCGCAGGGCCGGAGCGCGTGGCCCGCGCACGCCCGGGCGGGCAATCTCGTGCTGGCGCGGATGCTCCGGCGCCGCACCGGGCTGCGTCTGCACGACCTCGGCCCGCTGCGGGCCGCCCGCCGCGAGCCGCTGCTGGACCTCGGCCTCACCGACCGCCGCAGCGGCTACCCGCTCCAGATGGTCGTCCGCGCCGCCGACGCCGGCTGGCGCATCGCCGAGCACGACGTTCCGTACCTGCCGCGCACCGGCGCCTCCAAGGTCACCGGTACCTGGCGCGGCACCTGGCAGGCAGTACGGGACATGCGCCGCGTCCTCGCGGAACCGCCAACGCGCGTCGAGTCGCCCGCCCCCTCTCAGGGAGGAACCACCCAGTGA
- a CDS encoding ABC transporter ATP-binding protein, with protein sequence MNAAFARTRRSAITAPDAPTSAIALAQVSKDYTGGVRALDDVSLTVERGTFLAVMGPSGSGKSTLMHCAAGLDSPTSGSVRIDGHEIAGLNETRRTELRRERVGFVFQAYNLIPSLSIEDNITLPLRLAGRTPDNDWLRTLVERVGLTDRLTHRPAELSGGQQQRAAVVRALVAKPAVVFADEPTGALDLRSAHEVLDLLRDLVNDLRQTVVMVTHDPAAAARAHHVLVMADGRVVEALEAPTAPELARRLVALGEA encoded by the coding sequence ATGAACGCCGCCTTCGCCCGCACTCGCCGCTCTGCGATCACCGCCCCCGACGCGCCGACGTCCGCCATCGCCCTGGCCCAGGTCAGCAAGGATTACACGGGAGGCGTACGCGCCCTCGACGACGTGTCGCTGACGGTGGAGCGCGGCACGTTCCTCGCCGTGATGGGCCCGTCGGGCTCCGGCAAGAGCACGCTGATGCACTGTGCCGCCGGGCTGGACTCCCCGACGTCGGGCAGCGTCCGCATCGACGGCCACGAGATCGCCGGCCTGAACGAGACCCGCCGTACCGAACTGCGCCGGGAGCGCGTCGGGTTCGTGTTCCAGGCGTACAACCTGATCCCGTCGCTCAGCATCGAGGACAACATCACGCTGCCGCTGCGGCTGGCGGGACGCACCCCGGACAACGACTGGCTGCGGACGCTGGTGGAACGGGTCGGGCTGACCGACCGGCTGACCCACCGCCCGGCCGAGCTCTCCGGCGGTCAGCAGCAACGTGCCGCCGTCGTACGGGCGTTGGTGGCCAAGCCGGCCGTCGTGTTCGCCGACGAGCCGACCGGCGCGCTCGACCTGCGCAGCGCCCACGAGGTCCTCGACCTCCTGCGGGACCTCGTGAACGACCTGCGTCAGACGGTCGTGATGGTCACCCACGACCCGGCCGCCGCGGCCCGCGCGCACCACGTGCTGGTGATGGCCGACGGCCGGGTGGTCGAGGCCCTCGAAGCGCCGACCGCCCCTGAACTGGCCCGCCGTCTCGTCGCGTTGGGAGAGGCCTGA